In Bifidobacterium sp. ESL0775, the following are encoded in one genomic region:
- a CDS encoding glycosyltransferase family 2 protein, whose product MRIAAGMVTFNPSLGDLRGSVPALLKQVEALVVVDNGSGNADDVAAFVGRYPQVTLLRNGKNLGVASALNRIFEWAEKAGFDWVLTLDDDSEIPDGMIDGYRKCLEDWSGAAAVEHKRLNDSGDVADPANSGNGRKHGADTKKPPRVGIVCPLLVNRKDGTVFHSKRNESECITSGSLTNVVAWRAIGGFDDWLFIDGVDFDFSRRLVAAGYPIVECKAVLMPHQIGESRTVNLGFKHPIAWNHAPFRWYYIERNALYVDKKLGTYSWPCSVARIAQDMLIVLLFERDKGKKIGAMLRGWRAGKRKIREMSNRTK is encoded by the coding sequence ATGCGTATAGCGGCGGGGATGGTGACGTTTAACCCCTCTTTGGGCGATTTGCGGGGGAGCGTGCCTGCGTTGCTGAAGCAGGTCGAGGCGCTGGTGGTCGTCGACAATGGGTCGGGCAATGCGGATGATGTCGCTGCCTTTGTTGGCAGATATCCGCAGGTGACGCTGCTGCGCAACGGCAAGAATCTTGGCGTCGCCTCGGCGCTCAATCGGATTTTCGAGTGGGCGGAAAAAGCCGGGTTCGACTGGGTGCTTACGCTGGATGACGATTCCGAGATTCCCGACGGGATGATCGACGGGTATCGGAAGTGTCTCGAGGATTGGAGTGGCGCGGCGGCTGTTGAACATAAACGGCTGAACGATTCTGGTGACGTTGCAGACCCGGCCAATTCAGGAAATGGTCGCAAGCATGGTGCCGATACCAAAAAACCACCGCGAGTCGGCATCGTCTGCCCGCTGCTGGTCAATCGCAAGGACGGCACCGTCTTTCATAGCAAGCGCAACGAAAGCGAATGTATTACGTCCGGTAGTCTGACCAATGTCGTTGCATGGCGCGCGATCGGCGGGTTCGACGATTGGCTGTTCATCGATGGCGTCGATTTTGATTTCTCGCGTCGGCTGGTGGCCGCGGGATATCCGATCGTCGAATGCAAGGCCGTGCTCATGCCGCACCAGATTGGCGAAAGCCGGACGGTCAACCTCGGCTTCAAGCACCCGATCGCGTGGAACCACGCGCCGTTCCGCTGGTACTACATCGAACGCAACGCCTTATACGTCGACAAAAAACTCGGCACGTATTCCTGGCCGTGTTCGGTGGCGCGAATCGCCCAGGACATGCTCATCGTCCTGCTCTTCGAGCGCGACAAAGGCAAGAAAATCGGCGCGATGCTCCGCGGCTGGCGTGCCGGCAAGCGCAAGATTCGCGAGATGAGCAACAGAACGAAATGA
- a CDS encoding glycosyltransferase family 2 protein encodes MTDTAEPLVSIIVPVYNAADYLHYCVDSILGQSYRNLEVILIDDGSTDGSAGLCDEYASADQRVKVIHQANGGIGKAQNAGLDTARGDYIAFSDNDDILDRRNIELLLHALVSTGADMSKARWRQFGVSQLEEVATEAQQGAPNPAKTAVFAHPLHAYQTVFCKSLRLLGSALGFSTETKYFNEANWCRLYRCELWDGIRFPEGVYAQDTAAACKLYARMNTVADIDVNLYNWLQRPDSVTHNMRSASFYHDHVAASLKNMDICREHGVLPARSYYTLVSNNKYERQAAKLESTSLDSSDSGNSGETADKTTVSTPEKKIAQTLDTAKTDNAQTAKVLQQLGPLQRLECATLRTIRLAEKFVYDREIKNMK; translated from the coding sequence ATGACTGACACTGCCGAACCGCTTGTTTCCATCATCGTGCCCGTGTACAACGCGGCCGATTACCTGCATTATTGCGTGGATTCGATTTTGGGACAGAGCTATCGCAACCTTGAGGTCATCCTCATCGACGACGGCTCGACCGATGGATCGGCGGGACTCTGCGACGAATACGCGAGCGCCGACCAGCGGGTGAAGGTGATCCACCAGGCCAACGGTGGCATCGGCAAAGCGCAGAACGCCGGGCTCGACACGGCGCGCGGCGACTATATCGCGTTCTCGGATAACGACGACATCCTCGACCGGCGCAACATCGAGCTGTTGCTGCACGCGCTGGTTTCCACCGGAGCGGATATGAGTAAGGCCCGTTGGCGCCAATTCGGTGTCTCACAGCTCGAAGAGGTAGCTACCGAAGCACAACAAGGCGCTCCCAATCCGGCCAAGACCGCGGTGTTCGCGCACCCGCTCCACGCCTACCAGACGGTATTCTGCAAATCGTTGCGTTTGCTTGGCTCGGCACTCGGCTTTAGCACCGAAACAAAATACTTCAACGAGGCCAACTGGTGCCGCCTTTACCGTTGCGAGCTATGGGACGGCATCCGCTTCCCCGAAGGCGTCTACGCGCAGGACACCGCCGCCGCTTGTAAGCTATACGCGCGGATGAACACCGTGGCCGACATCGACGTCAACCTTTACAACTGGCTGCAGCGCCCGGACTCGGTGACCCACAACATGCGCAGCGCCTCGTTCTACCACGACCACGTCGCCGCGTCGCTCAAGAACATGGACATCTGCCGCGAACACGGTGTGCTTCCCGCGCGCAGCTACTACACGCTGGTCAGCAACAACAAATACGAGCGACAGGCCGCGAAGCTGGAATCAACAAGCCTCGATAGCAGCGATTCCGGCAATTCCGGCGAAACCGCCGATAAAACCACTGTCTCGACTCCAGAAAAGAAAATCGCGCAAACACTTGATACGGCAAAAACCGACAATGCACAAACCGCAAAGGTCCTGCAACAGCTCGGCCCCCTCCAGCGTCTGGAATGTGCCACTCTCCGCACCATCCGCCTAGCCGAAAAGTTCGTCTACGACCGCGAGATCAAGAACATGAAGTGA
- a CDS encoding YjzC family protein — MMSNNLHKPGEDNLPNGSYIEVGPRGGNVPNPRIVHIDPGDRLPPTQEQGHRWEHR, encoded by the coding sequence ATGATGAGCAATAATTTACACAAACCGGGAGAAGATAATCTTCCCAACGGTTCTTATATAGAAGTGGGACCACGAGGCGGGAATGTCCCCAATCCTCGAATCGTTCACATCGATCCGGGTGATAGGCTTCCTCCTACTCAAGAACAAGGTCACCGTTGGGAACATCGATAA
- a CDS encoding ATP-binding protein translates to MKKRDVLNLIRYYSEHNDAAFRNEAYGIAKDFDRSGDTELAEYVLALLSDNNTFVPQSSQAVHSEFLHKELVSQPSLPLPERIMKDLQGVLNAIGHNAGVNRFLFYGPAGTGKTESVKQLSTILQRELYTVDFNVLIDSKLGQTSKNIANLFAEMNSFTHPEQVVVLFDEIDALAMDRVDSHDVREMGRATSALLKGLDSLSDGKLVLFATTNLFDRFDKALVRRFDATINFGKYSQKDLAEVASSLMNGYAEQFSFVNRDMRLFNKIIGLMGKIPYPGELKNMIRSSIAFSSPGDGNDYLRRLYVVAIPDGERKIKDVSLLDAQGFTLREIEILSGVSKSTASRELKGKSHE, encoded by the coding sequence ATGAAAAAGCGTGATGTACTGAATCTTATACGGTACTATTCTGAGCACAACGATGCTGCGTTCCGTAATGAAGCTTATGGCATCGCGAAGGATTTTGATCGTTCTGGTGACACGGAGTTGGCTGAATATGTGCTTGCTCTGCTCTCTGATAACAACACATTTGTCCCACAATCATCGCAGGCTGTCCATTCCGAATTTTTGCATAAAGAGCTGGTTTCTCAACCTTCTTTGCCTTTACCGGAACGAATCATGAAGGATCTTCAAGGGGTATTGAACGCTATAGGCCATAATGCCGGTGTCAATAGATTCCTTTTCTATGGCCCTGCCGGTACGGGTAAGACGGAAAGCGTCAAGCAGCTTTCTACGATATTGCAGCGTGAGTTATATACGGTTGATTTCAATGTATTGATTGACAGTAAGCTGGGGCAGACATCTAAAAACATCGCAAACTTGTTCGCTGAGATGAACAGTTTCACTCATCCTGAGCAGGTTGTGGTGTTATTTGATGAGATTGATGCACTCGCCATGGATCGAGTGGACTCTCATGATGTGCGAGAGATGGGCCGTGCCACCTCGGCTTTATTGAAAGGTTTGGATTCATTATCTGACGGTAAATTAGTTTTATTCGCTACGACGAACCTTTTTGACCGGTTCGATAAGGCGTTGGTACGCCGTTTTGATGCCACAATCAATTTTGGAAAATATTCTCAAAAAGACTTGGCTGAAGTTGCAAGTTCTTTGATGAACGGTTATGCGGAGCAATTCTCATTTGTGAATAGGGACATGCGTTTATTTAATAAGATTATCGGACTTATGGGAAAAATTCCATATCCCGGAGAACTCAAAAACATGATCCGTTCCTCTATTGCCTTCAGTTCACCAGGAGATGGGAACGACTATCTTCGAAGGCTCTATGTTGTTGCGATACCGGATGGTGAACGTAAAATCAAAGACGTGTCGTTGCTTGATGCCCAAGGTTTTACCCTGAGAGAGATTGAGATTCTTAGTGGTGTTTCGAAGAGCACGGCCTCCCGCGAACTGAAAGGAAAGTCTCATGAATAA
- a CDS encoding S8 family peptidase gives MNNVLQLKGEFQSKAAPKNRGPLTLPAGSKVTKLEVTALRDDLNKVIKFWKNEKRVAINALVEVHYNTVIAKSNRIRRLLAENGTDSSNTIVGARFEDANTRHPKHVITHYVSRATLQKTSNELLQCAQILGEIGGSIDSDGLKRIVNPKNAFPLGRKFNLGKTVFAQILRDVHYVRCFSVPQGGYEGDTQYSEEKENKNSRLITFYDIKQDARDLLRQLGIDVLKAETIDRITVRLNADQYHQLMNEAPYLVAIKMPDMSQLIYEPHGEGSRDTRRIPSPGNEPIVGVIDFGFDSSVYFSDWVDYHDEVDPEIRAGHESIKDFAHGTEVTSLIVDGPSLNPELDDGCGRFRVCHFAVAVDGKNSIFTMYRKIQSIVKNNQNIKVWNLSLGSEDPIFSNAISSVASLLDELQHKYDVLFVVAGTNKKRSEKEMIKPIGSPADSINSVVINAVTKLGKSASYTRVGPVLSFFRKPDIAYFGGDDEEPMWVYGPNGITPEGGTSFAAPWIARKLAYLIGIMGLTRETAKALLIDAAAGWQPSGKDGKKIGYGIVPRRIEDILKTPDDEIRFVFHGIVNDFETYNYRIPVPMNKNKYQYTARATLCYFPECQRSQGVDYTDTELDFYFGRMDGKGVRSLEKNEQDSEEAFTFEGDARKLNRKWDNVKHLSDVPKSIFIPRSTFGQRFWGFKIRKIERSNTQKGKGLHFSVVVTLREMEGKNRIDEFKQRCQASGWDFTELNMKRMIDVYQAADVDIDFVEDVHGDADV, from the coding sequence ATGAATAATGTACTTCAGCTCAAGGGTGAGTTTCAGTCGAAGGCGGCTCCTAAGAATAGAGGACCTTTGACATTGCCTGCAGGGTCGAAGGTCACGAAGCTGGAAGTAACCGCACTTCGAGATGATCTGAATAAGGTTATTAAATTTTGGAAAAATGAGAAACGCGTTGCAATCAATGCATTGGTTGAAGTTCATTACAATACCGTAATTGCGAAAAGCAACAGAATCCGTAGACTTCTGGCAGAGAACGGGACTGACTCCAGTAACACCATCGTTGGTGCCAGGTTTGAAGATGCGAATACACGGCATCCCAAACACGTAATTACTCATTATGTTTCACGTGCAACTCTGCAGAAAACCAGCAATGAACTATTGCAATGTGCTCAGATTCTAGGTGAGATTGGTGGCTCGATTGATAGCGATGGGCTAAAACGAATCGTTAATCCCAAGAACGCTTTTCCGCTCGGGCGTAAATTTAATCTAGGGAAAACCGTATTTGCGCAAATCTTGCGTGATGTACATTATGTTCGTTGTTTCTCTGTGCCTCAAGGAGGGTATGAAGGTGATACGCAATATTCAGAAGAAAAAGAAAATAAGAATTCGAGGCTGATAACTTTTTACGATATCAAGCAAGATGCTCGAGATCTTTTAAGACAGCTAGGTATTGATGTATTAAAGGCTGAGACAATTGATCGGATTACTGTACGGTTGAATGCCGATCAATACCATCAGCTTATGAATGAAGCGCCATATTTGGTTGCGATAAAGATGCCAGATATGTCGCAACTTATTTATGAGCCTCATGGAGAGGGCAGTAGGGATACGCGGCGTATTCCCAGCCCTGGTAATGAGCCGATCGTCGGCGTCATTGATTTTGGCTTTGATTCCAGTGTTTATTTTTCGGACTGGGTGGACTATCACGACGAGGTGGATCCAGAGATCCGTGCAGGTCACGAGTCAATCAAAGATTTTGCCCATGGTACTGAAGTGACATCTTTGATTGTGGACGGACCATCCTTAAATCCTGAATTGGATGATGGTTGCGGAAGATTCAGAGTGTGCCATTTTGCCGTGGCCGTAGATGGTAAAAACAGTATTTTTACCATGTACCGGAAGATTCAATCAATCGTTAAAAACAATCAAAATATCAAGGTGTGGAATCTTAGTCTGGGTTCAGAAGATCCTATTTTTTCTAATGCTATATCCTCTGTTGCCTCGTTGCTTGATGAATTGCAGCACAAATATGATGTTCTTTTCGTCGTTGCTGGGACAAACAAAAAACGTAGTGAAAAAGAGATGATAAAGCCCATAGGTTCTCCCGCAGATTCCATCAATTCAGTTGTCATAAATGCGGTTACTAAACTTGGTAAGTCAGCGTCCTATACCCGCGTAGGGCCTGTGCTTTCATTCTTCAGGAAACCTGATATCGCTTATTTTGGTGGAGACGATGAGGAACCGATGTGGGTCTACGGCCCTAACGGAATTACTCCGGAAGGTGGTACTTCCTTTGCCGCTCCGTGGATTGCTCGGAAGCTGGCATACCTGATTGGAATAATGGGGTTAACTAGAGAAACGGCAAAGGCTCTACTGATTGACGCAGCTGCAGGGTGGCAGCCAAGTGGCAAGGATGGCAAGAAAATTGGCTATGGGATTGTTCCGCGACGGATTGAGGATATCCTCAAGACTCCTGATGACGAAATTCGTTTTGTGTTCCACGGTATCGTCAATGATTTCGAGACATACAATTATCGGATTCCTGTTCCGATGAATAAAAACAAGTATCAATATACTGCGCGGGCAACTTTATGTTATTTTCCTGAATGTCAGCGTTCACAAGGAGTTGATTATACCGATACGGAGCTGGATTTCTATTTTGGGCGAATGGATGGCAAGGGTGTACGTTCACTTGAGAAAAATGAACAAGATTCAGAGGAAGCATTTACATTTGAGGGCGATGCTCGAAAGCTGAATCGAAAATGGGATAATGTCAAACACTTATCCGATGTTCCCAAAAGTATATTTATTCCCAGAAGTACTTTCGGACAACGATTTTGGGGTTTCAAAATCCGTAAGATTGAACGGAGCAATACACAAAAAGGGAAAGGTCTTCATTTTAGTGTGGTGGTTACGCTCCGTGAGATGGAAGGTAAGAATCGTATCGATGAGTTCAAACAGCGTTGCCAAGCAAGTGGTTGGGACTTTACGGAACTTAATATGAAGAGAATGATTGATGTATATCAGGCTGCTGATGTTGACATTGATTTTGTCGAAGATGTTCACGGTGATGCTGATGTTTAA
- the mvk gene encoding mevalonate kinase: protein MAQMVHMGYGETWAKVILMGEHSVVYGYPAVAAPLLSLKMRAWVTPVSRTQGDIKNGFDTVKKRNQAVMDSKAPQTVISDFRHSIDDSSSSLQEQASFASSSKPRVGTLKALNYEGSLSDAGSRFGGLERAVKVATEFAGYPRLAFDVVTDSSFPAGRGMGSSAASAGAVIRAILDACDVKTSERQILKLTNEAEVITHGNPSGLDAATTCSRDLVAFESGEMQKMSVDMPAYLVIADSGIAGSTREAVGNVHKEDERDHAHVKSIMDELGELARASETDLELGTVAMLGKRMNLAHGLLNELNVSHPLVNHLVQAARAAGASGAKMTGGGLGGCLIALAADAQTAKNIKRTLLQEGAREVWIHSLAGAENEDSRRHAIDTRYADRGRSFVAAQ, encoded by the coding sequence ATGGCTCAGATGGTGCACATGGGGTATGGTGAGACCTGGGCGAAGGTCATTCTCATGGGCGAGCATTCCGTGGTTTACGGGTATCCTGCCGTCGCGGCGCCGTTGCTTTCGCTGAAGATGCGGGCGTGGGTCACGCCGGTTTCGCGGACGCAGGGTGACATCAAAAATGGCTTTGACACTGTGAAAAAGCGGAATCAAGCCGTCATGGATTCCAAGGCCCCGCAAACCGTCATCAGCGATTTTCGCCATTCCATCGATGATTCATCGTCTTCGCTTCAAGAGCAGGCATCGTTCGCCTCTTCTTCCAAACCGCGAGTAGGGACGCTCAAAGCTCTGAACTATGAAGGTTCGCTTTCCGACGCGGGAAGCCGGTTCGGCGGGCTGGAGCGTGCGGTCAAGGTCGCGACGGAATTCGCCGGATATCCGAGGCTCGCGTTCGATGTGGTCACGGACAGCTCATTCCCGGCGGGTCGCGGCATGGGGTCGTCGGCCGCCAGCGCGGGCGCGGTGATCCGCGCGATTCTCGACGCTTGCGATGTCAAGACAAGCGAGCGGCAGATTCTGAAGCTTACCAACGAGGCCGAGGTCATCACCCACGGCAACCCGTCGGGCCTTGACGCGGCGACGACGTGCTCGCGCGATTTGGTCGCCTTTGAGTCCGGCGAGATGCAGAAGATGAGCGTTGACATGCCGGCTTACCTGGTCATCGCGGATTCCGGCATCGCCGGCAGCACGCGCGAGGCCGTGGGCAATGTCCATAAAGAGGACGAGCGGGATCATGCGCATGTCAAGTCCATCATGGATGAGCTCGGCGAGTTGGCGCGCGCCTCCGAAACCGATCTTGAGTTGGGCACGGTCGCGATGCTCGGCAAGCGGATGAACCTGGCGCATGGGCTGCTCAACGAGCTCAATGTCAGCCATCCTCTCGTCAATCATCTGGTCCAAGCGGCGCGTGCGGCGGGCGCGAGCGGCGCGAAAATGACCGGTGGCGGCTTGGGCGGATGCCTGATCGCGTTGGCCGCCGATGCGCAGACCGCCAAGAACATCAAACGGACGTTGCTTCAAGAAGGTGCTCGCGAGGTTTGGATTCATTCGCTCGCTGGTGCCGAGAACGAGGATTCGCGCCGTCATGCGATCGATACGCGTTATGCCGATCGAGGCAGATCGTTCGTCGCGGCCCAATAG
- the mvaD gene encoding diphosphomevalonate decarboxylase, producing the protein MATAVANANIALIKYWGKADERLIIPRASSLSLTLDGLSTRTKVEFMESDSQFIADSLTIDGQAQQGAALSRVSKFLDIVRDKAGIDSPARVTSANTVPFGAGLASSASAFAALAAAASKAAGLDLSPRDLSRLARRGSGSACRSVFGGLVKWNAGHDDESSYAEPVDCGNMDLAIIVVLISGAKKPVSSREAMRRTIATSPLYRAWIDSCGQDLDDALAAIRADDVQRLGEITEANALGMHAAMMASRPAVFYWLPQTVAALNAVASIRETGLGAWSTMDAGPNVKVLTDGRDAEHVADELRNRLPDCEIAVHRPGSGVRFEA; encoded by the coding sequence GTGGCCACGGCCGTCGCCAACGCCAACATCGCGCTGATCAAATACTGGGGCAAGGCCGACGAACGCTTGATTATCCCGCGGGCTTCGAGCCTTTCGTTGACCCTTGACGGACTTTCCACGCGCACCAAAGTCGAGTTCATGGAATCCGATTCTCAATTCATCGCGGATTCTTTGACCATCGATGGTCAGGCGCAACAGGGGGCGGCGCTGAGCCGTGTCTCGAAATTCCTTGATATCGTGCGCGACAAGGCCGGTATCGACTCGCCCGCCCGCGTGACTTCGGCCAACACCGTACCGTTCGGGGCTGGGCTGGCCAGTTCGGCATCCGCGTTCGCGGCGCTCGCGGCGGCGGCTTCCAAGGCCGCCGGGCTTGATTTGAGCCCGCGCGATCTGTCCCGTCTGGCTCGTCGTGGTTCGGGCTCGGCCTGCCGTTCGGTTTTCGGCGGGTTGGTGAAATGGAACGCGGGACATGACGACGAAAGCTCCTACGCGGAGCCGGTGGATTGTGGCAATATGGATCTGGCCATTATCGTCGTGCTCATTTCCGGCGCGAAGAAACCGGTTTCCAGCCGTGAGGCCATGCGCCGCACCATCGCCACTTCGCCGCTTTACCGGGCGTGGATCGATTCCTGCGGGCAGGATCTGGACGATGCGCTCGCGGCGATTCGCGCGGATGACGTCCAACGCTTGGGTGAGATCACCGAGGCCAACGCGCTCGGCATGCACGCGGCGATGATGGCCTCGCGCCCCGCCGTGTTCTACTGGCTCCCGCAAACGGTCGCCGCGCTGAACGCCGTCGCCTCCATCCGTGAGACCGGTTTGGGTGCGTGGTCCACGATGGACGCCGGTCCGAATGTCAAGGTGCTCACCGATGGCCGCGACGCCGAGCATGTCGCCGACGAGTTGCGCAACCGCCTGCCGGACTGTGAGATTGCGGTGCATCGGCCAGGTTCCGGTGTGCGCTTTGAGGCATGA
- a CDS encoding GtrA family protein, giving the protein MKKLIEQLVKFGIVGVIAAVIDFGVLNILVAAFHMNNVVASTISFLVSLAFNYWASMKYVFKRRADMARWMEGSIFLAAAVVGLGINDLIIWASTLGMVANAAVAQHAMYVLRTNIGKIVATVVVAIWNFIIRKWLLDDRSEQNGKAATGSTTSASPPERKTFAQKLGEWSIAHTPKGWQ; this is encoded by the coding sequence GTGAAAAAGCTTATTGAACAACTGGTGAAATTCGGCATCGTGGGTGTCATCGCCGCCGTCATCGATTTTGGCGTGCTGAATATCTTGGTGGCCGCCTTCCACATGAACAACGTCGTGGCGAGCACCATCTCGTTCCTGGTTTCGTTGGCGTTCAATTACTGGGCGAGCATGAAGTACGTCTTCAAGCGCCGCGCCGACATGGCCCGATGGATGGAAGGCTCGATTTTCCTCGCGGCCGCGGTCGTCGGGCTCGGCATCAATGACTTGATCATCTGGGCCAGCACGCTTGGCATGGTGGCCAACGCGGCCGTCGCCCAGCACGCGATGTATGTGTTGCGCACCAACATCGGCAAGATCGTGGCCACTGTGGTCGTCGCCATCTGGAACTTCATCATCCGAAAGTGGTTGCTCGACGACCGTTCCGAACAAAACGGCAAGGCGGCGACCGGTTCCACGACCTCAGCTTCGCCCCCCGAACGCAAGACCTTCGCCCAAAAGCTCGGCGAATGGTCGATCGCCCACACGCCCAAGGGTTGGCAGTAA
- a CDS encoding histidine phosphatase family protein gives MSSSDQQTTLNFVRHGKVENPNHLLYERLPGFHLSALGLRMAQASGRYIAADPSMNQAVALYSSPLDRTRETAQAILAELNPVRASRGEDELSIETDPRLIEAGNEFRGLRVGYGKAALWRPRSIKLLHNLWRPSWGESYQHIAARVSDFTQEAVRNHPGQQVIIVSHESPIWSYRHMLEAGHPEHNMLLRHTALASITSITYDSATGKMLKIAYVDPAKDVE, from the coding sequence ATGTCGTCAAGTGACCAGCAGACCACGTTGAATTTCGTCCGTCATGGCAAGGTCGAGAACCCGAACCACCTGCTCTATGAGCGCCTTCCCGGTTTCCATCTTTCGGCGTTGGGATTACGGATGGCGCAGGCCAGCGGGCGTTACATCGCGGCCGATCCCAGCATGAACCAGGCCGTGGCGCTGTATTCGTCGCCGTTGGACCGCACGCGCGAGACCGCCCAGGCGATTCTCGCCGAACTCAACCCGGTGCGCGCCTCTCGCGGCGAAGACGAGCTTTCCATCGAAACCGACCCACGGCTCATCGAGGCGGGCAACGAGTTCCGCGGTTTGCGTGTCGGTTATGGCAAGGCGGCGCTGTGGCGTCCGCGAAGCATCAAGCTGCTGCACAACCTTTGGCGGCCGAGCTGGGGGGAGAGCTACCAGCACATCGCCGCGCGCGTCAGCGATTTCACGCAGGAGGCCGTGCGCAACCATCCCGGGCAGCAGGTCATCATCGTCAGCCACGAGTCGCCGATCTGGAGTTATCGGCACATGCTGGAGGCCGGCCATCCTGAGCACAACATGTTGCTGCGCCACACCGCGCTCGCCTCGATCACCTCGATCACTTATGACAGCGCGACCGGCAAGATGCTCAAAATCGCCTATGTCGACCCGGCCAAGGATGTCGAATAG
- a CDS encoding DUF805 domain-containing protein, which translates to MNDTNPETNGGYTNPAQSANTGENPSSTSDNFAASPQASFPTPSTPTQPENATPYNPIVPDLPPMPSPITTQPENPAQNAAPYTGNTYSADSQDFTSTPQASPVEAQAEAVPQYNAPQENVNPQADTISQASPTQQPGQDQQPSQDQQPSQDQQAYAIPQYNAPEQDAGNAPQQNEQYQSEQFQNEQYQNNQYQNGQYQSTQYQPAYQNAAQPGGAPAFPSAAPGQPPYGDQNYGAPNANAFTAPLTVPLDVPYYGCPPIEAVKRFFLKYVKFSGRASRSEFWWSYLFIVLVNLVIFIIDNHVLHDDSSFLDNIWGLAIFIPSIAVAIRRLHDSNKSGWWLMLPFGLVIGSTILFVIAAIAGGISIGAALSSNGRYAPNIGAGAGAGIVGTAILLLLCYLAAFIVAIVFMVLGPKPEGARFDEVPANVPYTPSANPQAPMNAQYTQPENNPYAQQAEPQPAQYMPPAEQQQSNQYPPQSMPQNSADNPYTAPAEEPSQSQNYAGEQPSADTDINTNTGDNGFPPASGNGGNYAQ; encoded by the coding sequence ATGAACGACACCAACCCGGAAACCAACGGGGGCTACACCAATCCTGCGCAGAGCGCGAATACTGGCGAGAATCCTTCGAGCACTTCCGATAATTTCGCCGCGTCGCCGCAGGCCTCTTTCCCGACGCCATCAACACCGACGCAACCAGAAAACGCCACGCCATACAATCCGATCGTGCCCGATCTGCCGCCCATGCCCAGTCCGATAACGACGCAACCAGAAAATCCTGCGCAGAACGCCGCACCATACACAGGTAATACGTATTCCGCCGATTCGCAGGACTTCACCTCGACTCCGCAAGCCAGCCCGGTGGAGGCACAGGCCGAAGCGGTCCCGCAATACAACGCGCCCCAGGAGAACGTGAATCCGCAAGCTGATACGATTTCGCAAGCCAGCCCGACCCAGCAGCCAGGTCAGGATCAGCAGCCGAGTCAGGACCAACAGCCAAGTCAAGACCAACAAGCCTACGCGATTCCGCAATACAACGCTCCAGAGCAAGACGCCGGAAACGCCCCACAGCAGAACGAGCAGTACCAGAGCGAACAATTCCAGAACGAGCAGTATCAGAACAATCAGTATCAGAACGGCCAATACCAGAGCACCCAATACCAGCCTGCGTACCAGAACGCGGCGCAACCAGGCGGCGCTCCCGCGTTCCCGTCAGCCGCGCCAGGCCAGCCGCCATACGGCGACCAAAACTATGGTGCCCCGAACGCCAACGCCTTCACCGCACCGTTGACCGTGCCACTGGACGTCCCGTACTACGGCTGCCCGCCGATCGAGGCCGTCAAGCGCTTCTTCCTCAAGTACGTCAAGTTCTCGGGCCGCGCGAGCCGCAGCGAGTTCTGGTGGTCCTATTTGTTCATCGTCCTGGTCAATCTGGTCATCTTCATCATCGACAACCACGTCCTCCACGATGACTCCAGTTTCCTCGACAACATTTGGGGGCTGGCCATTTTCATTCCCAGCATTGCCGTCGCCATCCGTCGCCTGCATGATTCCAACAAATCCGGCTGGTGGCTGATGCTGCCCTTTGGTTTGGTCATCGGCAGCACGATTCTTTTCGTCATCGCCGCCATCGCCGGGGGAATAAGCATCGGCGCCGCACTCAGTTCGAACGGCAGATACGCTCCAAATATCGGGGCCGGAGCGGGCGCGGGCATTGTCGGCACGGCCATCCTGCTGTTGCTCTGCTATCTCGCGGCGTTCATCGTGGCGATCGTTTTCATGGTGCTGGGCCCCAAGCCCGAAGGTGCGCGATTCGACGAAGTTCCAGCGAACGTTCCATACACCCCTTCCGCGAATCCGCAGGCTCCGATGAACGCCCAGTACACGCAGCCGGAGAACAATCCCTACGCACAGCAGGCCGAGCCGCAACCAGCGCAATACATGCCACCTGCCGAACAGCAGCAAAGCAATCAGTATCCGCCGCAATCCATGCCGCAAAATTCCGCCGACAACCCGTATACGGCACCCGCGGAAGAACCGAGCCAAAGTCAGAACTATGCTGGCGAGCAGCCCTCCGCCGATACCGATATCAATACCAATACCGGCGACAATGGCTTCCCGCCGGCCTCCGGCAATGGTGGAAACTACGCACAGTAG